Part of the Corticium candelabrum chromosome 15, ooCorCand1.1, whole genome shotgun sequence genome, gctgtagaacttgaaaactgatcgcacctattctcggtcacagagtatcatatctcggtcagtgcttgccatctcgtttctacaactccgtttgagacgcaagtcatctctgtcgataggctccttatatgacttcctttcgTCAAATTGCtggtttgtcttgtcaacctctattctcgcagacaacgaagaagatggatgactcacgggacataatctcgatcacctgatctcgagtgattttctctcttcagacgcagatctgaggcgttcttttggctaatgttatagtcatcaccgctggctactatacctacggggtgatgttagtgctcatTGTACTGTTGTTACGGCAAAACGTGAAAAAATGCgagagacaaatactcggacatccgggatcacatctcggtcagtcgctttcatcgcgtttctataagacgaattgagacgttagtcatgtctgttgaaaggttcgctttggatgtttatgccactgaatagccggttttgtctcttcagtttttctgttgcaggaCGGTGGGAAAGGTGATCGACCTACGGGacctaatctcggtcacagTATGAGCGCACTTCTTGGGTTCTACAgctttcaggtaagtggtcttaCCTTCATTGGGCATTGTACATACGGTCACAGTCGACTAAGGCTGACTGAAAgtgttttgtagtgaatttgtaGAACTATAGCAGATTCTAGTAACCAGACTGTTAGTCGTCCTGTCTAAACTATGtttttgaataataattaagataacctttatttagtacatgtggtttagtgctaattagcaaattttgtgAGTGATAGATTGATCATATGGAGATAAACATTGAATCCATTCTGGCACAAGTTGAATGTCACAAGAGTATGCCAGGACTCTGCATACTTGTAAACTGTGTACGTACTACgatcttgttgattgtaagATTTTAGCTACATCACttattatcaacaacatgcactgcTTAGCTAATTGGCTAATTCTATACACAGAAGGTTCGTTGCATATCTCCACTGGACTAATTATCATAACTGTTTCAGATTGAGAACTGTGTCATGAGAAAGattgttttctctttggcAATATGTCACAATTTTCATAAGTTCTCAGCTTAGCACTCCTAGGGATAAACGTAAAAAGCACTTTGTGTGCAATTCTACTTGTtaaaatcatcaatcatcCCATCCAAGATAAAGAATCATTATATCTGCCAGTCAAGAATGTAAAAACAGGTAGGAAAACTCTCTGGTTAACTgccaacaaaatgtgaaaattcagagtcatcacgttgcaagtttgaagtgctaaaaatagtaagttaaacacacacattcgtGACAATATAGCTCTAGAACAACAGTAGACTAAAAATCACACAATACAACCTACTCAGGAACCCGTCTTTCTCAAAGTCgcgtgaccgagattatgtcccgtacgccatcacctttctcaccgccctgcaacagtaaaaactgaagagacaaaaccggctattcagtgacataaacatccaaagcgaacctttcaacagacatgactaacgtctcaattcgtcttgtagaaacgcgatgaaagcAACTGACCGAGATTTGTCTCTCACACTTCACGTTCTGTCGTAacaacagtacgatgagcactaacatcaccccgtaggtacagtagccagcggtgatgactgTAACATCAGAcaaaagaacgcctcagatctacgtctgaagagagaaaatcactcgagatcaggtgatcgagattatgtcccgtgagtcatcagtcttcttcgttgtctgcgagagtagaggatgacaagacaaaaccaacaatttggtgaaaggaagtcatataaggagcctatcgacagagatgacttgcgtctcaaacggagttgtagaaacgagatgaccgagatatgatactctgtgaccgagaataggtgagatcagttttcaagttctacagcagcaacgttacgacggatgctgacgtgactcgctctacctagttgctatccagtaggactatgacgctggcgtagcagctaggtctggctgcagctattactttggcagagaacgagtgaccgagattaggaaaTGTCCGAGAtcagatccgggactctagtTTAGTCAGACAATCATTGCCATATGATGAATGGTCAACTTCATTTTTCTGCAACCACCACGTTTCCTTGGCAAAGTAAAAAAGACCATTCTGCGTTAATTGACAACTCTAATTTAGGGAAATTGTAGAAACGCAAAAGACCGCGATAGCTATAGCCAGTCGGATAGCTTTCGAGAGTACGCTAGAAATGCCAAAAACCTGGCGAAAACGCCCCAAATCGTAGAAAAGGGGTCCTTTGTTACTTCTGCGCCAAAGACAATAAACTATATACCTGGCTTTTAGACAGGAAGGGCCCATCAGAGGGACCAACGATGCCGTGAACATTCATTAGCGTTAGTgtttagggttagagttatgGTTATGTGTAACTACTGTTACgtgtacaaacaaactatgCGTACAAATTAtgtgtacaatacaatactaatgCCGAAATCGTTCAAGAGTATAAAATGGCAAACTTTGGATTCTAGATTTGGTGCTGTTTTCTGACGTTTTAATTATTGATGCTTAAAGTTCAAGGATTAATAcatttttaaaataaaaagaATTTTCAGCCACATAGTAGTATGTAACTTAGCCTATTAATTAACCGTATTTGCCTCCTCAATCTGGATTCAAGCCATGTACATACCTCCTAGACAGATCATCATCTTCTGCTCCCCAGCCAAAGTATACATTAGCCATGCCGTTGATTGTTTCATACTGTCTCACAGTGAATACAACAACTCCACCAGAGTATGAATTATAAGGTACGGTGTAACCGAATTGTTCAGCTGTGTACACAAATAAGTTACTAATGATTTCTCAATTAAGGCAAGTAAATGTATAAATGTGGATACCACAAGTAGCCAAGTGTTTTGGATTGTTTGTTGGGTACTTGTATGGATTTCCATTGTGCATTGGCAACATATCAACGTCGTGGAAACACATATAGTCATATTTTTCTTTTACAGCCAGTTTAAATCCAATGttgctacaaacaaacatcaagtGTCAAGACTTTATACATAGATACTACTAGTAGTGCTTACACTACCAGAGTTTTGCTCTGTTAAATAGGCCAAGCCGACTTTGCTCAATGACGAAGATATGGAAAGTCAAACCCTGCTTGGCTAGATATGAAACCATATGCTGCATGCAACACAAACCGAAACGGTAAGTTTACACCAAGAATACATCACCATACATGTAAGTTTTATGATTATTGCAATGCTGTTATTGCTATTAGCAACTGCAATGGAACCCATACACAAgcaatgtatatatatatatatatatatatatatatatatatatatatatatatatatatatatatatatacataggaATTAAGTTAATGTAATTGTTAAGTAAATAGATGTtaatgtaatttaattaaaatatttaatatgtaatttaattaaggtgcTTAATATCGAAATACTAATTAGGTAGCGTACTTTAGCTTTATCTTTTTACTGTATTTAGAAATACTTCCAATAATGCGCAGAACATGCACACTAAATGCTGACCTTTACTTGGCAATTATATTACTAGATATCTGCTGTGCCTTTATCCTTAAGTATGCCTATTTTGTgttttaactaattaagtagTAACTAAATAACtccaaaaacaaaataaaattattgttaattattgAATTAATTTACACGTTTTACGATTACATTTCCAATGTAATTAGTTGCGGTTTACATTCAACAAGTTTCTAGAAAATGGGCATGGCAGCAACAGTTCTGACTGACACGTTACTGACATCAACAAACCGCCTTAGATGAGTTTCCCTATCTCGAAACGGTACTATAACAGCCAGCCGATGGCGCTCTGTATCGAATTCTCGTCGATATCTCAACAACAGTCGTCTTTCTGAAACCGTCGTTTGTGTTGTTCTTTCTCTTGATAGAATAAACCACCCAGCCAGCACAATAGCACAAAACGATACAAAAATGCAACTGCGACGCGCGTAAGCCATTCAAACAACTTGGAAGGGCCAAGCCGATTATATTTTGCACGTGATCACGCGTGATCGGCGGTCAGAGAGAACTTCCTATGATGAGTTGAACGGCTTATTTAAAACTACATTGTCGACTAAGAATTTCATTGCAATGAAATCAGTCGCCTAAAATTTAGTACTAGTGCTCGTGCGCACGCAATGACGCATCACGTACACACGTGCCTCGAGCAGCTGTTCTCTGCTGTACCAGCTGTTCATGGTACTAGATAATCTAGTCGAGACTCGTGAAAACTTCCAAGCTTGCTCTGCATATTATACAATTGTATCTAGAGTTGCCGTTCTGCTGCATGCaggtatatacatgtatatctagat contains:
- the LOC134191596 gene encoding beta-1,4-galactosyltransferase 3-like codes for the protein MAYARRSCIFVSFCAIVLAGWFILSRERTTQTTVSERRLLLRYRREFDTERHRLAVIVPFRDRETHLRRFVDHMVSYLAKQGLTFHIFVIEQSRLGLFNRAKLCNIGFKLAVKEKYDYMCFHDVDMLPMHNGNPYKYPTNNPKHLATCAEQFGYTVPYNSYSGGVVVFTVRQYETINGMANVYFGWGAEDDDLSRRYVHGLNPD